Proteins encoded in a region of the Teredinibacter purpureus genome:
- a CDS encoding tetratricopeptide repeat protein has protein sequence MSLINDALRDLDSRSEKVTSKKNDSRFVAQTVQGGRRYWWVLVGVLALLVLSVASRGWLTVQIDASSSFLSGIKTSSEPEITVVSVQMPVVEPLLTEELLEPAQGSFSVSHTDTALTEAKAAEHETPDKDDIRQEAIRALVALGEEAFVNDRLTVPARDNALYYYNQILTLDELSAEGKAGKEKIIQRYQALLTEAWENRDNVRLEYLLSRVEASGLALARIARFQRGLEGLETKAVTQREVSASELSNTELNPALVTSVSIQKTLSTRDEAVADREREQYQRGNRRSAKSTLMAFIQEVPRAQKSRLVLFDIYMEEGAHQSAQGLVDSARLRTVVMTYLQARLLLAENNFSGAQLLLETHSFAVLHDRYKRGSLDSVLFEQYNSLQAALFQRQKAHAMAAEKYQFLLGLNHQNGNYWLGFAVSVDALQQRENALAAYQQVLAMGELKPEVEAYVQSRITLLSKRSVQPEIAGASVNP, from the coding sequence ATGAGTTTAATTAACGATGCACTACGCGACTTGGATTCCCGCAGTGAAAAAGTTACCAGCAAAAAAAATGACTCAAGATTTGTGGCGCAGACAGTTCAGGGGGGCAGGCGCTATTGGTGGGTTCTGGTTGGTGTTCTAGCCTTATTGGTTTTGTCTGTAGCGAGTCGTGGCTGGCTGACGGTTCAGATTGATGCTTCCTCTAGTTTTTTGTCGGGCATCAAGACGTCATCGGAGCCTGAAATAACCGTTGTGTCAGTTCAAATGCCCGTGGTAGAACCATTGCTTACGGAGGAGTTGCTTGAGCCGGCGCAAGGCAGTTTTTCTGTCTCTCATACGGATACGGCTTTGACAGAGGCTAAAGCGGCTGAACATGAAACTCCAGATAAAGACGATATTCGACAAGAGGCTATTCGCGCGCTGGTAGCCTTAGGCGAGGAGGCATTTGTGAATGACCGTCTCACCGTGCCTGCACGTGATAACGCACTGTACTATTATAATCAAATTTTAACTTTGGATGAGCTTTCTGCTGAGGGAAAAGCAGGAAAAGAAAAAATTATTCAGCGTTATCAAGCCCTTTTAACCGAGGCTTGGGAGAATAGGGATAACGTGCGGTTGGAGTATCTGCTGAGCCGTGTAGAGGCCTCTGGTTTGGCGCTAGCGAGAATTGCGCGATTTCAGCGTGGGCTAGAGGGGTTAGAAACGAAAGCAGTTACCCAGAGGGAGGTTTCTGCATCGGAACTATCTAATACCGAGCTGAATCCAGCCTTAGTTACTTCCGTTTCAATTCAAAAAACGTTATCGACCCGCGATGAAGCGGTGGCTGATCGTGAACGAGAGCAATATCAGCGAGGCAATAGACGCAGCGCAAAATCTACGTTAATGGCGTTCATTCAAGAGGTTCCGCGGGCTCAAAAAAGTCGTTTGGTTCTATTTGATATTTACATGGAAGAAGGCGCGCATCAAAGCGCGCAAGGGTTGGTTGATTCGGCCCGATTAAGAACGGTCGTGATGACCTATCTTCAAGCACGTTTGTTATTGGCGGAAAACAATTTTTCCGGTGCGCAATTGTTGTTGGAAACACATAGTTTTGCTGTTTTGCATGATCGGTATAAGCGAGGCAGCCTCGATTCAGTGCTTTTTGAGCAATATAACAGTTTGCAGGCCGCGTTATTTCAACGACAGAAAGCACATGCTATGGCGGCAGAAAAATATCAATTCTTGCTTGGCTTAAATCATCAAAATGGAAATTATTGGCTAGGCTTTGCTGTTTCGGTAGATGCATTACAACAAAGAGAGAATGCGTTGGCTGCATATCAGCAGGTGCTTGCCATGGGCGAGCTCAAG
- a CDS encoding SCO family protein codes for MRINCSPAGCLLLLLTVVLWSPSPLAKSPVFSLLNTGGANVTEAAFIGKFHLVFFGYRHCQHTCPVSLSAMAQALNMLGQIAEKQVVPVFVSVDSQRADAAALKVFAEAFHPAMTALYGSADDIKKANYEFKVLVTKLPSRQSQDYEISHSSSTYLLDPSGAIVEQYAYGTSASVIAKNLAARIKSVSQ; via the coding sequence ATGCGAATCAATTGTTCGCCCGCTGGCTGTCTTTTATTGTTACTAACGGTGGTGTTGTGGAGCCCTTCGCCATTGGCTAAATCGCCTGTTTTCTCTTTGCTGAATACCGGCGGAGCTAATGTTACTGAAGCAGCTTTTATTGGGAAGTTTCATCTTGTGTTTTTCGGCTACCGGCATTGTCAGCATACTTGCCCCGTTAGCTTGTCGGCGATGGCCCAAGCATTAAACATGTTGGGCCAAATTGCCGAAAAGCAGGTAGTGCCGGTATTTGTTTCGGTGGATAGCCAGAGGGCTGATGCTGCAGCTTTGAAAGTGTTTGCAGAGGCGTTTCACCCTGCGATGACAGCGCTTTATGGCTCGGCTGATGACATTAAAAAAGCCAACTATGAATTTAAAGTGCTAGTAACAAAGTTGCCATCTCGGCAGTCACAGGATTACGAAATCAGCCATTCATCATCAACTTACTTGTTAGATCCTTCCGGGGCTATTGTGGAGCAGTATGCGTACGGCACATCTGCGTCAGTGATAGCTAAAAATCTCGCCGCTCGGATTAAATCTGTTTCACAATAA
- a CDS encoding glycosyl hydrolase, whose translation MDIKPLTSLLAAGLLALSLIGSHSALAATKPVTPNASEEAKALLKYLYKISGKKILTGQHNAPLNGSNRLAGMHKQTGEYPAIFGQDFGFSEPGSWDGINFRQNIVDEAIRRHHEGFINTIMWHAIIPTQDEPGDFANAIQAQLTDEEWTELTTAGTHLNERWKSQVDVIAWHLKQLQYADVPVLWRPYHEMNGFWFWWGYRQGPDGYAKLWEMLYERLVTFHKLDNLIWVWNANEVKDRVPDYKLFYPGHAFVDVLATDVYSKRYDEDNYNQLLELAEGRPIALGEVGGFPTPEMLEQQREWAWFMSWRDPDNFFWNDGDSMRALFSYKRSTSWHELPWVDNKGPVRMHAPIIK comes from the coding sequence ATGGACATTAAACCGTTAACATCGCTATTGGCTGCAGGCCTATTGGCGCTATCATTAATCGGCAGCCATTCAGCGCTTGCCGCCACCAAACCTGTCACACCCAATGCCTCGGAGGAAGCAAAAGCCCTCCTAAAATATCTCTATAAAATCTCAGGTAAAAAAATCCTGACGGGCCAGCACAATGCGCCTCTTAACGGCTCTAATCGTTTGGCTGGTATGCACAAGCAAACGGGAGAATACCCCGCAATATTCGGGCAGGACTTCGGTTTTAGTGAACCGGGTTCATGGGACGGTATAAATTTTCGTCAAAATATCGTAGATGAAGCTATTCGTCGACATCATGAGGGCTTTATTAACACCATTATGTGGCATGCGATTATCCCCACTCAGGATGAACCCGGGGACTTTGCTAACGCCATTCAGGCCCAGCTAACAGATGAAGAGTGGACAGAACTCACGACCGCTGGAACTCATCTAAACGAACGCTGGAAGTCTCAGGTGGATGTTATCGCCTGGCACCTAAAACAGCTACAGTATGCCGACGTACCCGTGCTCTGGCGACCCTACCATGAAATGAATGGCTTTTGGTTTTGGTGGGGCTACAGACAAGGCCCGGATGGCTACGCAAAGCTATGGGAAATGCTCTACGAGCGGTTAGTAACCTTTCACAAACTGGACAATTTAATATGGGTCTGGAACGCCAATGAAGTAAAAGATCGAGTGCCCGATTACAAACTATTCTACCCAGGCCACGCGTTTGTCGATGTTCTCGCAACCGACGTTTACAGTAAACGTTATGACGAAGACAACTACAACCAATTGCTTGAACTCGCTGAAGGTCGCCCCATTGCACTAGGCGAGGTAGGCGGATTTCCAACCCCAGAAATGCTTGAGCAACAGCGTGAATGGGCTTGGTTTATGAGCTGGCGTGATCCCGATAATTTCTTCTGGAATGACGGTGATTCAATGCGCGCACTGTTCAGCTACAAGCGTTCCACCTCTTGGCATGAGCTACCCTGGGTTGATAATAAAGGGCCTGTTCGCATGCACGCCCCTATCATAAAGTAG
- a CDS encoding ExeA family protein: MYHEFFHLEEHPFSLTPDTQFFLNQQSHREALNTMLVALQHCEGFIKIVGEVGTGKTLLCRILLSRLKDKFVTAYIPNPYLSPEELKAFVAQEIGADYNPQMQAHVLMSSIYRKLMQLAHHGKQVVLVVDEAQAMPRETIESLRLLTNLETEKRKLLQVVMLGQPELDTLLSRTDLRQLKQRIIFSEYLKPFSSKGVADYIRHRLDSAGGNQHLFSRRALWLLSVGSGGIPRLINILAHKALISAYGRGLRRVGIAQVAAAIADTSETRLKGKVIAWHCRWPFVVGAAS, encoded by the coding sequence ATGTACCATGAGTTTTTTCATTTAGAGGAGCATCCGTTTTCGCTAACACCGGATACACAGTTCTTTTTAAATCAACAAAGCCATAGAGAGGCATTGAATACAATGCTGGTGGCGCTTCAGCATTGTGAAGGTTTCATTAAAATTGTAGGTGAAGTGGGTACAGGTAAAACGTTGTTGTGCCGAATACTGTTATCGCGTTTGAAGGATAAATTCGTTACTGCCTATATTCCTAACCCTTACTTGTCACCGGAAGAATTGAAAGCCTTTGTGGCGCAAGAAATTGGGGCCGATTACAATCCGCAAATGCAAGCGCACGTTTTAATGTCATCTATCTACCGGAAATTAATGCAGTTGGCGCATCATGGGAAGCAAGTGGTGCTGGTTGTTGACGAGGCTCAAGCAATGCCTCGAGAAACGATAGAAAGTTTGCGGCTGTTAACCAACTTGGAAACTGAGAAACGAAAACTATTGCAAGTGGTGATGTTGGGGCAGCCAGAATTAGATACGTTACTTTCACGAACCGATTTACGTCAGCTGAAACAGCGCATTATTTTTTCCGAATACCTTAAGCCCTTTTCTAGTAAAGGTGTGGCTGATTATATCCGGCATCGATTGGATTCTGCGGGTGGCAACCAGCATTTGTTTTCCCGTCGAGCGCTTTGGTTGCTAAGTGTTGGCTCTGGTGGAATTCCTCGTTTAATTAATATTTTGGCTCATAAAGCGTTAATAAGTGCTTACGGTAGAGGTTTGCGCCGAGTTGGTATTGCCCAGGTAGCGGCGGCTATTGCCGATACTTCGGAGACCCGTCTCAAAGGAAAGGTGATTGCGTGGCATTGCCGTTGGCCTTTTGTTGTGGGAGCGGCGTCATGA
- the trmL gene encoding tRNA (uridine(34)/cytosine(34)/5-carboxymethylaminomethyluridine(34)-2'-O)-methyltransferase TrmL: MFNIVLFEPEIPPNTGNIIRLCANTGCRLHLIEPLGFVLDDKRLRRAGLDYAEWETVTTHSNWDAFLKHLNGSTIWALSTKGTQTHSDAAFAEGDYLLFGPETRGLPVDIRQSLPANNVLRIPMIKGSRSMNLSNATAVMLYEAWRQLDYAGAVPPPAIKG, from the coding sequence ATGTTTAACATCGTTCTTTTTGAACCTGAAATACCCCCCAATACTGGCAATATTATCCGGTTGTGTGCAAACACAGGCTGTCGTTTACACCTTATAGAACCTCTTGGTTTTGTCTTAGACGACAAACGTCTTCGCCGTGCGGGCCTAGATTACGCCGAATGGGAAACCGTAACCACACACTCTAATTGGGATGCATTTTTAAAACATTTAAACGGTTCCACCATTTGGGCCTTATCGACCAAGGGTACCCAAACGCATTCTGATGCGGCATTTGCGGAAGGAGACTATTTACTCTTCGGGCCAGAAACACGAGGCCTTCCCGTCGATATTCGTCAATCATTACCTGCAAACAATGTACTTAGGATACCGATGATCAAAGGTAGCCGTAGCATGAACCTTTCTAATGCAACAGCCGTTATGTTATACGAAGCATGGCGCCAACTGGACTATGCTGGTGCAGTACCACCGCCCGCTATCAAGGGCTGA
- a CDS encoding VacB/RNase II family 3'-5' exoribonuclease, with protein MLDKDILSQLSQLKTDIQSSKEYAEGAVAGSNGRFGFVRLDDGRDAFLSPEKMLHVIPGDRVKVSLTQNAKGQLEATLESLIEQSLRRFLGQYKGSKKGHFVVPLGETPGLKSSPINRWIFLPPKARGRCKDGDLVVARLVQHPYKDGKASAKILDRIGQDDDAYIERQFVSAKYDLAPRFNESAQKQSKSIEQQFAQQEWGEQRVNLTDRPFVTIDSASTRDMDDALALEKIEMDGATQYQLSVAIADPASFIDQNSALAHSCQTSAQSLYLLGGGISMLPEALANDCFSLKENEQRPALVCNQTYNDQGELLEYSFQKALITSQHKLSYKGVTALLNKDEDAELATLPDNIQQMLHSLGELSERRTAYRKREYLVGDDQLEYDIHLSTKGKIDAISPRSRTKAHRIVEEAMLATNLCAGELLQQKNEGLFTTHCGFRADRIGEVKALLKEEEIEHDDLLTEAGYLNVIQKISRSEKSHLVSPLRRMMPSSELSLEYGPHMGMGIPHYATITSPIRRFADLYNHWALNQALTGYALKPLKNEQLDAVKDALIRGRQADRELFQWLMCQYTQSLVGQTGKAKIRIVTQQGFGARLIDSGIDGFILFTKKQPKVFDAKRMTITVNEITYQLEQEVDIKIESVDMDKRRIAFSVITDV; from the coding sequence ATGCTCGACAAAGATATTCTTTCCCAACTATCTCAATTAAAAACCGATATTCAATCGTCTAAAGAATACGCCGAAGGCGCTGTTGCGGGCTCAAATGGCCGCTTCGGGTTTGTTCGGCTGGACGATGGACGAGACGCATTCCTCTCGCCTGAGAAAATGCTGCATGTTATCCCTGGCGACAGGGTTAAAGTCAGCTTAACTCAGAACGCCAAAGGCCAACTAGAGGCAACACTGGAATCGTTAATTGAGCAATCGTTACGGCGATTTCTCGGTCAATACAAGGGTTCAAAGAAAGGCCATTTCGTTGTGCCATTGGGCGAAACACCCGGCCTAAAATCCAGCCCGATTAACCGATGGATTTTTCTCCCGCCAAAAGCCCGTGGCCGATGTAAAGATGGCGATCTCGTCGTCGCACGCCTTGTTCAGCATCCTTATAAAGATGGCAAAGCTTCAGCTAAAATACTAGACCGCATTGGCCAAGACGACGACGCCTATATAGAGCGTCAGTTTGTCTCGGCAAAATACGATCTTGCGCCACGCTTCAACGAATCTGCACAAAAGCAAAGCAAGTCCATTGAGCAACAATTTGCACAGCAGGAGTGGGGCGAACAACGAGTCAACTTAACCGACCGCCCCTTCGTCACTATAGACTCAGCCTCAACAAGAGATATGGATGATGCACTTGCTCTCGAAAAAATCGAGATGGATGGCGCTACGCAATACCAACTCAGTGTTGCTATTGCCGACCCAGCGAGTTTTATCGATCAAAATTCTGCACTAGCACACAGCTGCCAAACCAGCGCTCAAAGCCTTTACTTACTAGGTGGTGGTATCAGCATGCTGCCAGAAGCTCTAGCCAATGACTGCTTCTCGCTAAAAGAAAACGAACAAAGGCCCGCTCTCGTCTGTAACCAAACTTACAACGATCAAGGCGAGCTTCTCGAGTACAGCTTCCAAAAAGCGCTCATCACCTCCCAACATAAGTTGAGTTATAAAGGTGTTACAGCCTTACTCAACAAAGATGAAGACGCAGAACTGGCAACGCTTCCCGATAACATTCAACAAATGTTACACAGTTTAGGCGAACTCTCTGAGCGCCGTACCGCGTACCGAAAACGCGAATACCTTGTCGGCGACGATCAGCTTGAATACGACATACACCTTTCAACTAAAGGTAAAATCGACGCTATATCGCCAAGATCACGCACCAAAGCCCACAGAATAGTCGAAGAAGCCATGCTCGCGACCAATCTTTGCGCAGGCGAATTACTGCAACAAAAAAATGAAGGCCTATTCACTACTCACTGCGGCTTTCGTGCAGACCGCATTGGTGAAGTTAAGGCGTTATTAAAAGAAGAAGAAATTGAACATGATGACCTTCTCACAGAAGCGGGATACCTAAACGTCATCCAGAAAATTTCGCGCTCAGAGAAATCACACCTCGTATCACCTTTGCGTCGCATGATGCCCAGCAGTGAACTTAGCCTGGAATATGGCCCTCACATGGGTATGGGCATACCGCATTACGCCACAATCACCTCCCCCATACGCCGTTTTGCAGACTTATATAATCATTGGGCGCTCAATCAAGCGCTTACGGGGTATGCACTTAAACCTCTCAAAAATGAGCAGCTCGATGCAGTAAAAGATGCGCTTATACGCGGCCGACAAGCCGACAGAGAGCTATTCCAATGGTTAATGTGCCAATACACCCAAAGCCTCGTTGGGCAAACAGGTAAAGCTAAAATACGCATCGTAACCCAACAGGGTTTCGGCGCGCGCCTTATCGATAGCGGAATAGACGGGTTTATTTTGTTTACCAAAAAACAACCTAAAGTCTTCGACGCAAAACGAATGACAATTACGGTCAATGAGATCACTTACCAGCTAGAACAGGAAGTTGATATTAAAATTGAAAGTGTCGATATGGATAAGCGCCGTATTGCTTTCAGCGTAATTACCGACGTATAA
- the mshL gene encoding pilus (MSHA type) biogenesis protein MshL, translating into MNDLKMDSSRLQKQLLALITTVLLVSCSSVPQDQTAAEDVMAEVLTTHEAYGHEQQAVPSEVSASLLNNATGLMSGSSAEQRSSVERFDISVNRVPARTFFLSLVADSGVNVVAHPDVSGFISLELKNVTITDVLNVTRDVYGYEYKFKHNIYTIYARKLRTEVFPINYLDIKRVGVTDTSVSIGKITSSDSDSRSGGSGSGSRSGGGGQSESGNLLGYFDGQNSNSTSLTPGARIQTLNKTDFWGSIHQTIDAIIGGPNDGRMVMTNPQAGLVVVKALPNELGAVRDFLERSEVSVKRQVVLETKILEVRLNEGFEAGINWGAISGSIAMSSSRSAAGTLGDVVLRGEGANESVVTSVLNVLDVTQLLSLLETQGNVQVLSSPRISTVNNQKAIIRVGSDEFFVTGVSNSTTTSASSIQNIPEIELESFFSGIALDVTPQIAENGDVILHVHPIVSQVEDQIKNINVGEEFFSLPLALRDVRESDSIVRAKSGQVVVLGGLMQESTVDVAGKRPVLGDIPILKSMFKTRETRKIKTELVILMRPVVVDESTWDEEMSRVDRNIGGMSDLYRSRDD; encoded by the coding sequence ATGAACGACTTAAAAATGGATTCGAGCCGCTTGCAGAAACAATTATTGGCTCTCATTACAACCGTATTATTGGTGTCTTGCTCTTCTGTACCACAAGACCAAACCGCGGCTGAAGATGTTATGGCTGAGGTGCTAACCACCCATGAAGCGTATGGGCATGAACAGCAAGCGGTACCGTCAGAAGTTTCGGCTAGTTTATTAAATAATGCTACGGGGTTAATGTCTGGGAGCTCCGCAGAGCAACGATCTAGTGTTGAACGATTTGATATTTCGGTAAATCGCGTCCCAGCACGAACATTTTTTCTGAGTTTGGTGGCTGATTCTGGTGTAAATGTTGTTGCTCATCCTGACGTGTCGGGTTTTATTTCTCTCGAATTAAAAAATGTCACTATTACCGACGTTTTAAATGTTACCCGTGATGTTTACGGTTATGAATATAAGTTCAAGCATAATATTTACACGATATATGCCCGTAAATTAAGAACCGAAGTTTTCCCCATCAACTATCTCGATATCAAAAGGGTGGGTGTGACTGATACGAGCGTCAGTATTGGCAAGATAACCTCTAGTGATAGCGACAGCCGAAGTGGTGGTAGTGGTAGTGGCAGTCGCAGCGGTGGAGGAGGGCAGTCTGAGTCGGGAAATCTATTGGGCTACTTTGACGGACAAAACTCAAATTCAACCAGCCTGACGCCGGGAGCTCGAATACAAACATTGAATAAAACGGATTTTTGGGGATCTATTCACCAAACTATCGACGCGATTATTGGCGGCCCAAATGATGGCCGAATGGTTATGACCAACCCTCAGGCAGGGCTGGTTGTCGTTAAAGCGTTGCCGAACGAGTTAGGTGCAGTTCGCGATTTTCTTGAGCGTTCTGAGGTGAGTGTTAAGCGGCAAGTTGTGCTTGAAACCAAAATTCTCGAGGTTCGGTTAAATGAGGGGTTTGAGGCGGGTATCAATTGGGGTGCTATAAGCGGTTCAATTGCGATGAGCTCGTCTCGTTCTGCTGCTGGCACTTTAGGCGATGTGGTTCTACGTGGGGAAGGTGCTAATGAATCTGTAGTAACGTCAGTGTTGAATGTATTGGACGTGACACAATTGCTTTCTTTACTTGAAACGCAAGGCAATGTGCAAGTGTTATCGAGCCCACGAATTTCTACCGTTAATAATCAAAAAGCGATTATTAGGGTTGGTTCTGATGAGTTTTTTGTTACGGGTGTATCGAATAGCACAACCACCAGTGCCTCGAGTATACAGAATATTCCCGAAATAGAATTAGAGTCCTTTTTTAGTGGTATTGCACTAGATGTTACGCCGCAGATAGCGGAAAACGGTGATGTGATATTGCATGTTCACCCTATTGTTAGCCAGGTAGAAGATCAGATTAAAAACATTAATGTAGGTGAAGAATTTTTCTCGCTGCCGCTGGCCTTGCGTGATGTTCGAGAGTCCGACAGTATCGTGCGAGCAAAGAGTGGGCAGGTCGTTGTGCTGGGAGGTTTAATGCAAGAATCAACCGTAGATGTAGCCGGAAAACGTCCGGTGCTAGGTGATATTCCCATTCTGAAAAGTATGTTTAAAACGAGAGAGACGCGAAAAATTAAAACAGAGTTGGTCATACTCATGCGCCCTGTCGTTGTCGATGAAAGTACTTGGGACGAGGAAATGTCGCGGGTTGACAGAAACATTGGCGGTATGTCTGATTTATATCGTTCGCGAGACGACTAG
- a CDS encoding succinylglutamate desuccinylase/aspartoacylase family protein, with amino-acid sequence MAVARFIHYFTAVSLLMVILLETSWAEPLEDGLSVSEASVPDVTVLKQAENIDLKEVVAPIESMVASELLGVEIKEPLMPVDERPVSVPIKIVGGESETVVDPPLPAVESLPVQAPLVLLGSEVPAGTSTRLSWSPNVSFMGISAPTAVLVVHGAKPGPRLCLVAATHGDELNGIEVVRHILYSIEAEDLAGTVIGVPIVNLQGFRRSSRYLPDRRDLNRYFPGNANGSSASRIAHSFFQDVVRHCDMLVDLHTGSFHRTNLPQLRANLRLPEVADLAKKMGAVVAVHSEGAPGCLRRAAVDYGIPAITFEAGQPHQLQKSAVNHGVKSVESLLDGLEMLNRRPFWEFKTEPAYYQSRWVRVTSGGILFSEVLLGDSVREGQLLGVITDPITNHRQEVVSPFAGRVIGMALNQVMYPGFAAYHLGLESSIEWVEGGTPPLLDAVDSPASEGDDSEVKPLFELEEDSAGESVLEDS; translated from the coding sequence ATGGCTGTAGCCAGATTTATCCATTATTTCACGGCAGTATCATTGTTAATGGTTATATTGCTCGAAACTTCTTGGGCTGAGCCACTAGAAGACGGTTTGTCTGTGAGCGAGGCTTCTGTGCCGGACGTTACCGTGCTAAAACAGGCCGAAAATATAGATCTTAAGGAGGTAGTCGCGCCCATTGAGTCTATGGTGGCCTCAGAGCTCCTAGGTGTCGAGATTAAAGAGCCGCTTATGCCGGTCGATGAGCGGCCAGTTTCGGTTCCCATAAAAATAGTGGGAGGCGAGAGCGAAACGGTTGTTGATCCGCCTTTGCCAGCGGTTGAGTCTTTACCCGTGCAGGCTCCGCTAGTTCTTTTGGGGTCCGAAGTGCCGGCTGGCACCTCTACTCGGCTATCGTGGTCACCCAATGTATCCTTCATGGGGATTTCTGCGCCGACGGCTGTGTTAGTTGTTCATGGCGCAAAGCCCGGCCCAAGATTGTGTCTCGTGGCGGCAACGCATGGCGATGAGTTAAACGGTATAGAGGTGGTGCGGCATATCCTCTACAGCATCGAGGCTGAAGATTTGGCCGGAACGGTAATTGGCGTACCCATTGTCAATTTACAAGGCTTTAGACGTTCCTCTCGGTATTTGCCTGATCGACGTGATTTGAATCGGTATTTCCCTGGTAATGCTAATGGCAGTTCGGCATCGCGCATTGCTCATTCGTTCTTTCAGGACGTTGTTCGGCATTGCGATATGCTCGTCGATTTACATACAGGTTCCTTTCATCGCACTAACTTACCTCAATTGCGTGCGAACTTAAGGTTGCCCGAGGTGGCAGACCTTGCAAAAAAAATGGGTGCGGTGGTTGCTGTGCATAGTGAGGGAGCACCTGGTTGTTTGCGACGTGCGGCGGTGGATTACGGTATTCCGGCTATCACTTTTGAGGCTGGGCAGCCGCACCAATTACAGAAGTCTGCCGTGAATCATGGGGTTAAGAGCGTGGAATCGCTATTGGATGGCTTGGAAATGCTGAATAGGCGCCCTTTCTGGGAGTTTAAAACTGAGCCAGCTTACTATCAGTCACGGTGGGTGAGGGTGACGTCGGGTGGTATTCTGTTTAGTGAGGTATTGCTGGGCGATAGTGTTCGAGAGGGACAGTTATTGGGCGTTATAACGGACCCTATCACAAATCATCGGCAAGAGGTTGTGTCCCCTTTTGCTGGGCGGGTTATTGGGATGGCATTAAATCAGGTTATGTACCCGGGTTTTGCGGCTTATCATTTGGGGTTAGAATCATCGATTGAATGGGTGGAGGGTGGTACGCCGCCATTGTTGGATGCTGTCGATTCTCCCGCATCTGAAGGCGATGATAGTGAGGTGAAGCCATTGTTCGAGCTGGAGGAAGATTCAGCGGGTGAGAGTGTGCTTGAGGATTCTTAA